The segment ACTATCTCAAACTCGTTGGCAAACAGGACACCATTAAAGAGATCGTCGATGATTTCCGTAAGTCCTTCGGTGGAGACGCCGAAACTGAAAAAGATTACGAATTCGAGATTTGAATCTCACCCGCTATGAATTTAGTCTGTCTGGTTTCTGTTCATTCTGGAGTTAACGCACTAGTATGCGTTCTGAATGAGGCTTGGTTCTGCTGGACCGTTGTCCGGAAACCGAAGCCAGGCGGGGCTGTTTACAAATGAGGCACTGGAGATGGAACCGTATCCACTCAGGCTTCAATCGCGAAAATCAGCCGCGACATTTAACTTGTATATGATCTCGATTGTTAGAAGGAAAAGGACGGAATGACTCCCGAAGAAAAAGCCCGGGAACTCGGGCTGGAATTCACTGAACTTTCACAGACCTATCTGAATTTGTGCATCAAATCAGGAAACCAGCTCATCACCTCCGGTCATGTCAGTGACATCAAGGGGAAACTGGGCGACGACGTCACCGTCGAACAAGGTTACGCGGCCGCTCGTGAATGCGCCGTCAAGATTCTGAACTCAGTTCGGTCCACTCATGGCACACTGGATGGTTTGAAAGTCATCAAATTATTCGGCTGCGTGAACTCGACTCCTGATTTCATCGAACAGCACCTGGTCATCAACGGGATTTCTGACTTGATGCATGAAATCTTCGGCAAGACGGGTGACGGATATCATGCTCGTAGCGCCTTGGGATTTGCGGCACTACCAACAGGTGTTGCAGTTGAAGTCGAAGCGGTCTTTGAAATCAAAGAATCCTGAACTACAATCTGATTTACCGAGCCTCAAACAACACAGAGACCCGACCAATACTGCTCGGGTCTTCTTTTTTTAGCTGCCTCGGCTGACTGACTCAGATATAATACAAAAACTGTTTTCGTATTGTCGTTTTGCTCAACCGGCAGACATTTTACAGATTCGACAGGATGGAACCACTCACTTCACAAATTAAGGGACCGGTCGCCATCATCGGCGATTTACACGGCCAGCTCGATAAACTGAATGACATTCTCGAGCAGCTTCGAGCACTCCCTGACTATGACCGTCGCTGGATCGTATTCCTCGGCGACTTTGTCGATCGCGGTCCCGACAGCAATGGAGTCATCGAAACGATCATTCGACTCCGTGAAGAACACCCGCGCACCACGGCCATTTGTGGCAACCATGACTTGGGCATGGCAACATCTCTCCGTGTCGTTCCCCAGTCAGAATACAGCGACTGGGAAGAACGCTGGACAACCTACTACGATTCAGACGTCACTTTCGAATCGTACGGCGCTGCCTATCCCGATCTGGATGACCTGTATCGCCGTGTTCCGGATGAGCACAAAGAGTTTCTCGCGATGCTACCCTGGTCAGTCGAGCATCCTCGACTCTTCTTTGTTCACGCAGGGCTCGACCCGCACACCCCGTTTGAAGTCCAACGACAGATACTCGAAGAGCGGGATTTCACATTGAACCACCCACAGTGGCTCTGCTCAAAAACCTATATTGAAGACCCTCCGCCCCCCGACTGCCCGTTAACGGTGGTTTCAGGGCATGTTCAAGTTCGAGATGTCATCATCACGAAAGAACGTATTCTGGCAGATACAACCGGGGGAATTTCGGGGGAACTGAGCTGCGTGCTGATGCCCGAGAAGAAAGTCCTGAAATCAGGACAGGCGAAGCCGACTGCCTCTGGCCAACCCTGGTGGAAAATCTGGTAAATGTCCCTTTGCAGTGGATGCCCAAAGCCTTGGGACCTTGAGTCTCGCTCACCTGATCCTATAGGCGCCTTCAAAGCAACTACGCGATGATATCGTGAATCGGATGACCGAGGTCCATTTCCAATCGCACTCGACCGGGTACGGAGAGCTGCGATGGGATTAAACCGAGCTGATGCATTACCGTCGCGTGCAAGTCGGTGACATAATGCCGATCTTCAACAGCGTGAAAACCGAGTTCGTCCGTCGCTCCATGAACAACTCCACCTTTAATCCCGCCGCCAGCTAACCAGACGGAAAATCCAAAAGGATGATGGTCGCGACCGTTGCTGTTCTGTGCACCCGGAGTTCGTCCAAATTCTGTTCCCCAGACCACAAGTGTTTCATCCAGTAGACCGCGCTGTTTTAGATCTTTCAGCAGGGCCGCGATCGGCTGATCCGTTTCTTTACAAAGCTGGGCATGCCCTTTCTGCAGGTTTCCGTGGGCGTCCCATTTACCAGCTCCGCCATTATTTCCGTGATAGATCTGCACGAACCGAGTCCCTTTTTCAACCAAACGTCGTGCGGCAAGGCATTGCTCACCAAACTCTTTGGTCACTTCTTCGTCGAGACCATACATGCTCTGAGTGTCGGGAGTCTCTTGGGAGAAGTCCATAATATTCGGAATGGCGGTCTGCATTCGATACGCCAGTTCGTAAGATTTGATGCGGGCCTGAATCAATGGATCATCCGAGTATTCTTTAGAAGCGACTTTGTTCAGCCTGTTTAATAGATCGAACTCGGCCGATTGTTCTTCACGAAACACATCCGATGTTGGCGTTGCAAAAGGTAGAGGATTATGAGGATCCACCTTCAGTTGGACTCCACTATGTTCCGGCCCCAGATAATTTGCTCCGTGCCCCTGCTGACCACCACAGCAATCCGCCAATGGCGTTCCCAGAACGACAAACTGAGGCAAGTTCTCGTTAAGCGAACCCAATCCGTAATGGGCCCACGACCCTACTGTGGGGAAGATACCATCCAGTCGGTGACGGCCTGTGTGGAACTGGAGCTGGGCACCATGATTATTATCTGTCGTCCACATTGAGCGAACGACGGAAATATCGTCGATACATTCAGACATATGCGGCCACCAGTCACTGACTTCAATTCCGCTTTCGCCTCGTTTCTTGAAACCGACCTGTAGCGGATAGACATTCGGCCAGATTTGACCGTTGGCATCATCCTTAACGACTACTCGTAAATTTTCTTCCAGTGCCGGATTGGAAAGTACATGACTGTGGGGAGTCTCATTAATCGACAGACCTGCGTACTCGGTGAGCGCCGGTTTCGGATCGAATGTCTCCATATGGCTTGCGCCACCGATCATGAAAAACCAGATAACCGACTTCGCCTTGGGGGCAAAGTTGGGCAGATTCTCCTGGATTTGTTGCTTCACCGATTCGGCTGCGGCGGACCGCATTCCGTCCTGATGCAGCATCGAAGTGAGCGCAATGCTCGACAAGCCCAATCCTGCATTCGTAAGGAAGGAGCGTCGTGAGGTCTGGTGGTGATGACCGAAATTAAAGTCGTGTAACATGACGAAGTCTTTATGGTATGAAGACAAATTCGTTGTGATTAAACAGCACGTGAACCAGGTTTTCCCGCGCTCGCATTTCCTGATTACTCGAAGCCGGTACGGAAGGTTCAGGACCTCCCTCAATTTTACTCAGGCTGGCCGGTTCCGTTAATAAACCGGATTGATCATTCAAGAATCGCAGGCAAACTTCCATCTCTTCAGCGGAAGGCTTCCGTGAAAGGAGATTCTCAAACAGCTCTTGGATGAAGGCTTCTCGTTCTTCTGAGGCATCGGTAATTTTGCCAGCATATTTCCGTGACAATTCGACCGAAAGTCGGCTGTTAGCCAGTGCCAGCGCCTGTTGTGGGATAATGGTGACTGCCCGACGATAGCATTCATTCGTATTCGCTGCGTCAAAGACTTCCATGAAGGGCATCATTTTTTCGGGAGCGTGACGGTAATAAACGCTGCGGCGGTAGGTCGTTTCTCCCAGTTCGGCATCCAGCTCCGGCCCTTGAAGAGTCCGATTCAATTGATCGGTCACGGCCAATACGGAATCGCGAACGACTTCTGCTTCGGCTCGTCGTCGGTTCATTCGCCACAAGTAATGGTTGTCCTGATCCTGTGCGAGGTTCGACTCATGGCCGGATACATTCGCCTGGATACGATATAGGTGCGACGTCGTCATCAACCGGTGTATATGTTTGAGCTGCCAACCGTTCTCCATCAACTCGACAGCCAGCCAGTCGAGAAGTTCTGGATGCGAAGAGGGTTTGCCATTCAATCCAAAGTCGAAAGTGGTCTCTACCAGCGGTTCACCGAAGTGCCGCATCCAGAGTTGATTCACAGCAATACGAGCGGTCAAGGGATTGTTTCGATCCGCCAACCAGCGGGCAAACGCCAACCGGCGACCACTACTCGTTTTCGGATATGTTTCCGTTAAAGGTTCATAATCGGCAGCCAACTCTTTGGCATTCAGTTCCGCCAATGCTTTGGTGGAAGACTCAACCGTTTTCGCAGCTTTATCGATGGCAGATTTCTTTTTACCTGCATCTTTTTCTTCGCTACGCTCTGCTAGGTCTTGTTTAACTCGAGCATCCAGTAACGCCAGTTCAGCTTCGGCAACGGCAACATCTCGCTGATTCTGAACCGCCTTCTGCTGTAACTCTGCCAGGTTTGCAGCTGGTATCTTGCTATATCGGGCAATGTCTGCTTCCGCTACGGCTTGATGAGCCGCAAGTTTCAATTCCCGGGCTTTGACTCGCTGCTGATGAGATTGATCGTGTAACTCAGCAGAGGCTTCGGGCAGTTTCGCCTTTTCATCTCCGAGGAATTTCTCATAACCCTGTCGAGCCTGGTTTACGCCTGCTTTGGCTTCAAGAAAAATGTGTTCACGGATTTCAGGACGAAAGCCGGGATAGAACGCTTCAGGAGGTAAATCGATAGCTTCGACTTCGAAGTTGGCGAGATCTTCAAACAGTCCAGGTAACCCTGGGCCGAGTGGATCATCTTTGACCGGTTTGTCTTCGCTTCCCCGTTCGAATAGATAGGTGGGTGCTTCCAGATCGGCGTCGTAGACCAATGAAACACCGTCTTTGACGGTATCTGCTGTCTCTTCCAACCGGTCGATACGTACGTGGTGCGGTTCGAAGATCGCGCGAAACTGAAAGTAGTCCTTCTGACTGATCGGGTCATACATATGATCGTGGCAGCGAGCACAGTTCATCGTCACGCCCAGAAAAGCTTTACTGGTGTGTTCGACCGTATTTTCCATCCACGTATTGCGATTGAATTTGAAGTAGTTCCGCACTAGGAAGCCA is part of the Polystyrenella longa genome and harbors:
- a CDS encoding RidA family protein codes for the protein MTPEEKARELGLEFTELSQTYLNLCIKSGNQLITSGHVSDIKGKLGDDVTVEQGYAAARECAVKILNSVRSTHGTLDGLKVIKLFGCVNSTPDFIEQHLVINGISDLMHEIFGKTGDGYHARSALGFAALPTGVAVEVEAVFEIKES
- a CDS encoding metallophosphoesterase, with protein sequence MEPLTSQIKGPVAIIGDLHGQLDKLNDILEQLRALPDYDRRWIVFLGDFVDRGPDSNGVIETIIRLREEHPRTTAICGNHDLGMATSLRVVPQSEYSDWEERWTTYYDSDVTFESYGAAYPDLDDLYRRVPDEHKEFLAMLPWSVEHPRLFFVHAGLDPHTPFEVQRQILEERDFTLNHPQWLCSKTYIEDPPPPDCPLTVVSGHVQVRDVIITKERILADTTGGISGELSCVLMPEKKVLKSGQAKPTASGQPWWKIW
- a CDS encoding DUF1501 domain-containing protein, yielding MLHDFNFGHHHQTSRRSFLTNAGLGLSSIALTSMLHQDGMRSAAAESVKQQIQENLPNFAPKAKSVIWFFMIGGASHMETFDPKPALTEYAGLSINETPHSHVLSNPALEENLRVVVKDDANGQIWPNVYPLQVGFKKRGESGIEVSDWWPHMSECIDDISVVRSMWTTDNNHGAQLQFHTGRHRLDGIFPTVGSWAHYGLGSLNENLPQFVVLGTPLADCCGGQQGHGANYLGPEHSGVQLKVDPHNPLPFATPTSDVFREEQSAEFDLLNRLNKVASKEYSDDPLIQARIKSYELAYRMQTAIPNIMDFSQETPDTQSMYGLDEEVTKEFGEQCLAARRLVEKGTRFVQIYHGNNGGAGKWDAHGNLQKGHAQLCKETDQPIAALLKDLKQRGLLDETLVVWGTEFGRTPGAQNSNGRDHHPFGFSVWLAGGGIKGGVVHGATDELGFHAVEDRHYVTDLHATVMHQLGLIPSQLSVPGRVRLEMDLGHPIHDIIA
- a CDS encoding DUF1553 domain-containing protein, with translation MLLSHRNLILTCLTFFFLFSPVQADKASEIYLKKVKPLFAQRCVMCHGPLEQEGGVRVDAGQFLLHPEERDPLVKPGNSAESLLVDVLLGRNDALEMPMEGAPLTEQEKKAIIDWIDAGATYPDDEVALTSPREHWSFVPPVRPEVPEVNDSGWPENPIDKFIYQQYEKQGLQPVADLDRRLWLRRVYLDLIGLPPTADEVARFIADESPTANETVIDELLASPEHGERWGRHWMDVWRYSDWYGYRAELRNSGRHMWRWRDWIVDSVNSGKPYSDMMMEMVAGDELHPGDMDTARATGFLVRNYFKFNRNTWMENTVEHTSKAFLGVTMNCARCHDHMYDPISQKDYFQFRAIFEPHHVRIDRLEETADTVKDGVSLVYDADLEAPTYLFERGSEDKPVKDDPLGPGLPGLFEDLANFEVEAIDLPPEAFYPGFRPEIREHIFLEAKAGVNQARQGYEKFLGDEKAKLPEASAELHDQSHQQRVKARELKLAAHQAVAEADIARYSKIPAANLAELQQKAVQNQRDVAVAEAELALLDARVKQDLAERSEEKDAGKKKSAIDKAAKTVESSTKALAELNAKELAADYEPLTETYPKTSSGRRLAFARWLADRNNPLTARIAVNQLWMRHFGEPLVETTFDFGLNGKPSSHPELLDWLAVELMENGWQLKHIHRLMTTSHLYRIQANVSGHESNLAQDQDNHYLWRMNRRRAEAEVVRDSVLAVTDQLNRTLQGPELDAELGETTYRRSVYYRHAPEKMMPFMEVFDAANTNECYRRAVTIIPQQALALANSRLSVELSRKYAGKITDASEEREAFIQELFENLLSRKPSAEEMEVCLRFLNDQSGLLTEPASLSKIEGGPEPSVPASSNQEMRARENLVHVLFNHNEFVFIP